From Rubrobacter calidifluminis, one genomic window encodes:
- the fusA gene encoding elongation factor G, whose product MAVSVARKTPLSRVRNIGIMAHIDAGKTTTTERILLYAGLTHKLGEVHDGNAVMDWMAQERERGITITSAATTVFWGGIEGDSRNGKTQKGSHSRIPEQHRINIIDTPGHVDFTVEVERSLRVLDGAIALFDSVAGVEPQSETVWRQADKYHVPRIAFVNKMDRIGADFYHAVETMKERLGANAVPVQLPIGKEAEFTGIVDLVEMKAIIYKDDLGAEWDETEVPEDMRAQVDEYREKLIEAAAEYDEDLMVAYLEGEEIDPDQLRAAIRKGTLAIQMTPVFCGSAFKNKGIQPLLDGVIDYLPSPLDVPPLRGQTPDGEEVVREADENGPLAALAFKIQADPHVGKLTYIRVYSGTLRAGSYVYNTTKGVRERVGRLLQMHANSREPRDEVYAGELVAAIGLQNTSTGDTLVAADDPEKIVIEQMTFPEPVIDQAIEPKTKADQEKLSQALQRLAEEDPTFRVRTDEETGQTVIAGMGELHLEIILDRLTREFKVDANIGKPQVAYRETVRRRVEGVEGRFVRQTGGRGQYGHVIINLEHNDEGGYEFEDRIVGGVVPREYIPSVDKGIQEALESGVVAGYPVVDVKVELVDGSYHEVDSSEMAFQIAGSMAAKEALRRADPVLLEPIMAVEVTVPDEFMGDVMGDLSARRGQIQGMDSRGSGQVIRAMVPLAEMFGYATSLRSRTQGRATFTMQFDHYAEVPKNIAAEIASE is encoded by the coding sequence ATGGCGGTATCCGTAGCTAGAAAGACACCCCTGAGCCGGGTCCGGAACATCGGGATCATGGCTCACATAGACGCTGGTAAGACGACCACGACCGAACGTATCCTGCTCTACGCCGGACTGACCCACAAGCTGGGCGAGGTCCACGACGGGAACGCCGTCATGGACTGGATGGCGCAGGAGCGCGAGCGCGGCATCACCATAACCAGCGCCGCGACCACCGTCTTCTGGGGCGGTATCGAGGGAGACTCCAGAAACGGTAAGACCCAGAAGGGTTCCCACAGCCGCATACCCGAACAGCACCGCATCAACATCATAGACACGCCCGGACACGTGGATTTCACGGTCGAGGTGGAGCGATCGCTGCGGGTATTGGACGGTGCGATCGCGCTGTTCGACTCGGTTGCGGGTGTCGAGCCGCAGTCGGAGACGGTGTGGCGGCAGGCGGACAAGTACCACGTGCCGAGGATCGCGTTCGTCAACAAGATGGACCGCATCGGGGCGGACTTCTACCACGCGGTAGAGACGATGAAGGAGAGGCTCGGGGCGAACGCGGTTCCGGTGCAGCTCCCGATCGGCAAGGAGGCCGAGTTCACGGGGATCGTGGACCTCGTGGAGATGAAGGCGATCATCTACAAGGACGATCTGGGGGCCGAGTGGGACGAGACCGAGGTCCCGGAGGACATGCGGGCGCAGGTCGATGAGTATCGGGAGAAGCTCATCGAGGCTGCGGCGGAGTATGACGAGGATCTCATGGTCGCCTACCTCGAGGGGGAGGAGATAGACCCCGATCAGCTCCGGGCGGCGATAAGGAAGGGGACGCTCGCGATCCAGATGACTCCCGTCTTCTGCGGTTCGGCGTTCAAGAACAAGGGCATCCAGCCGCTGCTGGACGGGGTCATAGACTACCTGCCGAGCCCGCTGGACGTGCCGCCGCTCAGGGGGCAGACCCCCGATGGCGAGGAGGTCGTGCGCGAGGCGGACGAGAACGGGCCGCTCGCGGCGCTGGCGTTCAAGATCCAGGCCGACCCGCACGTCGGGAAGCTGACCTACATAAGGGTCTACTCGGGTACGCTCCGGGCCGGCTCCTACGTGTACAACACCACCAAGGGGGTGCGTGAGCGCGTGGGGCGGCTCCTGCAGATGCACGCGAACTCGCGGGAGCCGCGTGACGAGGTGTACGCAGGGGAGCTCGTGGCGGCGATCGGGCTGCAGAACACGAGCACCGGGGATACGCTGGTCGCCGCCGACGATCCGGAGAAGATCGTCATCGAGCAGATGACCTTCCCGGAGCCGGTCATAGACCAGGCGATCGAGCCCAAGACCAAAGCCGATCAGGAGAAGCTCAGCCAGGCCCTGCAGCGGCTCGCCGAGGAGGACCCCACCTTCCGGGTGCGCACCGACGAGGAGACCGGTCAGACGGTCATCGCCGGGATGGGTGAGCTGCACCTGGAGATCATCCTGGACCGGCTCACCCGGGAGTTCAAGGTCGATGCGAACATCGGCAAGCCGCAGGTCGCCTACCGCGAGACGGTCAGGAGGCGTGTCGAGGGCGTCGAGGGAAGGTTCGTGAGGCAGACCGGCGGGCGTGGTCAGTACGGGCACGTCATCATCAACCTCGAGCACAACGACGAAGGTGGCTACGAGTTCGAGGACAGGATCGTCGGTGGGGTCGTCCCCAGGGAGTACATACCGAGCGTCGACAAGGGCATCCAGGAGGCGCTCGAGTCCGGCGTGGTGGCGGGCTATCCGGTCGTCGACGTGAAGGTGGAGCTCGTGGACGGCTCCTACCACGAGGTCGACTCCTCGGAGATGGCCTTCCAGATCGCCGGCTCGATGGCCGCCAAGGAGGCCCTGAGGCGTGCCGACCCGGTGCTGCTCGAGCCGATCATGGCCGTGGAGGTCACCGTACCCGATGAGTTCATGGGGGACGTGATGGGTGACCTCTCGGCGAGGCGCGGGCAGATCCAGGGCATGGACAGCCGCGGTAGCGGGCAGGTCATCCGGGCGATGGTGCCGCTCGCCGAGATGTTCGGGTACGCCACCTCGCTCAGGAGCAGGACCCAGGGACGGGCGACGTTCACCATGCAGTTCGACCACTACGCCGAGGTGCCGAAGAACATCGCGGCCGAAATCGCATCGGAGTAA
- the tuf gene encoding elongation factor Tu: MSKGRFERTKPHVNVGTIGHIDHGKTTLTAAITKVLAKHYPDDPANHEVAFEQIDNAPEERQRGITIATSHQEYATPKRHYAHVDCPGHADYVKNMITGAAQMDGAILVVSAADGPMPQTREHILLARQVGVPSIVVFLNKADMVDDPELLELVEMEVRELLSEYDFPGDEIPVVVGSALRALEGDEGELGEQSILKLMEAVDEYIPEPKRDVDKPFLLAIEDVFTIQGRGTVATGRVERGRLRLNEEVEIVGIRPTRKTVVTGIEMFNKSMDEAQAGDNIGALLRGVRRNEVERGQVLAHPGTITPHTKFKAEVYVLSKEEGGRHTPFFSHYRPQFYFRTTDVTGEITLEEGVEMVMPGDNTVMSVELISPIAMDEGLNFAIREGGRTVGAGVVTQIIE, from the coding sequence ATGTCCAAGGGCAGGTTTGAGAGGACCAAGCCGCACGTAAACGTGGGGACCATAGGGCACATAGACCACGGCAAGACGACGCTTACGGCGGCGATAACGAAGGTATTGGCCAAGCACTACCCGGATGATCCGGCCAACCACGAGGTGGCCTTTGAGCAGATAGACAACGCCCCTGAGGAGCGTCAGCGGGGGATAACGATAGCGACCTCCCACCAGGAGTACGCCACGCCCAAGCGGCACTATGCGCACGTGGACTGTCCTGGGCATGCGGACTACGTGAAGAACATGATCACTGGTGCGGCCCAGATGGATGGGGCGATACTGGTGGTTTCTGCGGCGGATGGGCCGATGCCGCAGACGCGGGAGCACATTCTTCTTGCGCGTCAGGTAGGGGTACCGTCGATTGTTGTGTTTTTGAACAAGGCGGACATGGTGGACGACCCGGAGCTGTTGGAGCTGGTGGAGATGGAGGTACGCGAGCTCCTGAGCGAGTATGACTTTCCCGGGGATGAGATACCGGTAGTGGTAGGCAGTGCCCTGAGGGCTCTTGAGGGGGATGAAGGGGAGCTTGGGGAGCAGTCGATCCTCAAGTTGATGGAGGCAGTAGACGAGTACATCCCTGAGCCCAAGCGGGATGTGGACAAGCCGTTTTTGCTTGCGATAGAGGATGTGTTCACGATCCAGGGTCGTGGGACTGTAGCGACCGGGCGAGTGGAGCGCGGGCGGCTGCGCCTCAACGAGGAAGTAGAGATAGTAGGGATAAGGCCGACGCGCAAGACGGTGGTTACGGGCATAGAGATGTTCAACAAGAGCATGGACGAGGCGCAGGCGGGGGACAACATAGGGGCGCTTCTGAGGGGCGTGAGGCGCAACGAGGTAGAGCGAGGGCAGGTACTGGCGCACCCTGGGACGATAACGCCGCACACGAAGTTCAAGGCTGAGGTGTATGTACTCAGTAAGGAGGAGGGAGGCAGGCACACGCCGTTTTTCTCTCACTACAGGCCGCAGTTCTACTTCCGGACGACTGATGTGACTGGGGAGATCACGCTGGAGGAGGGAGTAGAGATGGTGATGCCTGGGGACAACACGGTGATGAGTGTGGAGTTGATCTCACCGATAGCGATGGATGAGGGGCTCAACTTTGCGATAAGGGAGGGTGGCCGGACGGTTGGAGCCGGTGTGGTCACCCAGATAATAGAGTAG
- the rpsJ gene encoding 30S ribosomal protein S10, with amino-acid sequence MAVSKIRIKLKAYDHEVIDKTAKSIVETAERTGAFVFGPVPLPTKRSRYTVIRSPFKDKDSREHFQLHTHKRLIDIQQPTPRTVDSLQRLDLPAGVSIEIKAT; translated from the coding sequence ATGGCCGTATCGAAGATAAGGATCAAACTCAAGGCCTACGACCACGAGGTCATAGACAAGACGGCCAAGTCCATCGTGGAGACGGCCGAGCGGACCGGGGCCTTCGTCTTCGGCCCCGTTCCGCTGCCGACCAAGCGCAGCCGCTACACGGTGATAAGGAGCCCGTTCAAGGACAAGGACTCGCGGGAGCACTTCCAGCTGCACACGCACAAGCGTCTGATCGACATCCAGCAGCCCACCCCCAGGACGGTGGACTCGCTGCAGCGGCTGGACCTCCCGGCGGGCGTGAGCATCGAGATAAAGGCGACCTGA
- the rplC gene encoding 50S ribosomal protein L3: protein MATAVFGRKKHMTQAFEEDGTLVAATVIEVEPNFVAAVRTPEKDGYQAVQLGFGTVPSRKVNRPHAGQFEKHETPPRRHLREVRGAQAEVGQTIGVEVFEVGERVDVSATSKGKGFQGTVKRHGFGRGPVTHGSHNIRQPGSVGASADPSRIFPGQRMPGHTGDRTATIKNLRVVRVDPEKNELWVRGGVPGGRGAIVRIRKAGD, encoded by the coding sequence ATGGCTACGGCAGTATTCGGACGCAAGAAGCACATGACACAGGCCTTCGAGGAGGACGGCACGCTGGTTGCCGCCACCGTGATCGAGGTCGAGCCCAACTTCGTCGCCGCGGTCAGGACCCCGGAGAAGGACGGCTACCAGGCGGTGCAGCTCGGCTTCGGCACGGTGCCCTCCCGGAAGGTGAACAGGCCCCACGCCGGGCAGTTCGAGAAGCACGAGACCCCTCCCCGGCGCCATCTGAGGGAGGTGCGCGGGGCGCAGGCCGAGGTGGGCCAGACCATCGGGGTCGAGGTCTTCGAGGTCGGCGAGAGGGTGGACGTGAGCGCGACGAGCAAGGGCAAGGGCTTCCAGGGGACCGTCAAGCGCCATGGGTTCGGGCGTGGACCGGTGACGCACGGCTCGCACAACATCCGCCAGCCCGGCTCGGTCGGGGCCTCGGCGGACCCCTCGCGCATCTTCCCCGGTCAGCGGATGCCGGGGCACACCGGCGACCGCACCGCGACCATCAAGAACCTGCGGGTGGTGAGGGTCGACCCGGAGAAGAACGAGCTCTGGGTGCGCGGTGGCGTGCCCGGGGGGCGTGGGGCGATAGTCAGGATCCGGAAGGCGGGTGATTAG
- the rplD gene encoding 50S ribosomal protein L4 has protein sequence MAEAQIFDARSGERSSAGLAPRLEVEPKEHVIHRAVVAELDARRRYTASTKGRSEVRGSGAKLYRQKGTGRARAGDIKTPVRVGGGTWGGPKPKGPRYGKRINRKEAKAAFYGALSAKAREGELYVLDSLEFEKPSTKEARKVLEGMGLSGPVLLVLDRGEDDAALSFRNLPEVTVVGPHEYGVYEVLRAKEVVFSRAAYTRLAGEGGS, from the coding sequence TTGGCCGAAGCGCAGATCTTCGACGCGAGAAGCGGCGAGCGTTCTTCGGCCGGGCTGGCCCCCCGCCTCGAGGTGGAGCCCAAGGAGCACGTCATACACCGGGCCGTGGTGGCCGAGCTCGACGCCAGGAGGCGCTACACGGCCTCGACGAAGGGCCGCAGCGAGGTGCGCGGCTCGGGGGCCAAGCTCTACCGCCAGAAGGGGACCGGACGGGCGCGGGCCGGCGACATCAAGACTCCCGTGCGCGTCGGCGGTGGGACCTGGGGCGGTCCGAAGCCGAAGGGCCCCCGCTACGGCAAGCGGATAAACCGCAAGGAGGCGAAGGCCGCCTTCTACGGGGCGCTGTCGGCCAAGGCCCGCGAGGGCGAGCTCTACGTGCTGGATTCGCTCGAGTTCGAGAAGCCCTCGACCAAGGAGGCCAGGAAGGTACTCGAGGGCATGGGGCTCTCTGGTCCGGTGCTCCTCGTGCTCGACCGGGGCGAGGACGACGCGGCACTCTCGTTCAGGAACCTCCCTGAGGTGACGGTCGTCGGGCCGCACGAGTACGGGGTCTACGAGGTGCTTCGGGCGAAGGAAGTCGTCTTCTCGCGGGCCGCTTACACCAGGCTCGCCGGAGAAGGAGGGAGCTGA
- the rplW gene encoding 50S ribosomal protein L23, giving the protein MDPHQIIIRPVISEKSYNLIENQNQYTFEVDRRANKNQIKKAVEEAFDVSVEKVNTVNVKSKPKRQGFTRGRTSNWKKAVVKLAEGDRIELFEGV; this is encoded by the coding sequence ATGGACCCGCATCAGATCATCATACGCCCGGTAATCTCGGAGAAGAGCTACAACCTGATCGAGAACCAGAACCAGTACACCTTCGAGGTGGACCGCCGGGCGAACAAGAACCAGATCAAAAAAGCGGTGGAAGAGGCCTTCGACGTGAGCGTGGAGAAGGTGAACACGGTCAACGTCAAGAGCAAGCCCAAGCGGCAGGGCTTCACCCGCGGCCGTACATCCAACTGGAAGAAGGCCGTGGTGAAGCTGGCCGAGGGCGACCGCATAGAGCTTTTCGAGGGGGTCTAG
- the rplB gene encoding 50S ribosomal protein L2, whose product MPAIRYKPTSAGRRNSSVLTRDSVTREKPEKSLLRKLHKTGGRNNQGRITTRHIGGGHKRRYRLIDFKRDKDGVPATVAAIEYDPNRSANIALLHYHDGEKRYILAPRNLEVGKVVMSGPGAEVDVGNALPLNRIPVGTVVHAVELEPGKGAQLARSAGTSAQIIAREGSLVTLRLPSGERRMVRAECRATVGVVGNQSHQNVRWGKAGRKRYLGVRPTVRGTAMNPVDHPHGGGEGKAGPGRAPVTPWGKITQGQPTRKKKKPSDAMIVSRRGKGRRR is encoded by the coding sequence ATGCCTGCAATACGCTACAAGCCGACGAGCGCAGGCCGCAGGAACTCCTCGGTTCTCACGCGTGACTCGGTGACGCGTGAGAAGCCCGAGAAGTCTTTGCTGAGGAAGCTTCACAAGACCGGCGGGCGCAACAACCAGGGGCGCATCACCACCCGGCACATCGGGGGTGGGCACAAGCGGCGCTACCGGCTCATAGACTTCAAGCGCGACAAGGACGGTGTGCCGGCGACGGTGGCGGCGATAGAGTACGACCCGAACCGCTCGGCGAACATAGCGCTCCTGCACTACCACGACGGCGAGAAGCGATACATCCTGGCGCCGCGCAACCTCGAGGTGGGCAAGGTCGTTATGAGCGGACCCGGGGCGGAGGTCGACGTTGGTAACGCGCTGCCGCTCAACCGCATCCCGGTTGGCACGGTGGTACACGCGGTCGAACTCGAGCCCGGAAAGGGCGCGCAGCTGGCGCGCTCGGCCGGTACCAGCGCGCAGATCATCGCCCGCGAGGGTTCGCTCGTGACGCTGCGACTCCCCTCGGGGGAGCGGCGGATGGTACGCGCCGAGTGTCGGGCCACCGTCGGGGTGGTCGGCAACCAGTCGCACCAGAACGTGCGCTGGGGCAAGGCCGGCCGCAAGCGCTACCTCGGCGTGAGGCCGACGGTGCGCGGCACGGCGATGAACCCCGTCGACCACCCACACGGAGGAGGAGAGGGCAAGGCCGGCCCGGGTCGGGCGCCGGTCACGCCGTGGGGCAAGATCACCCAGGGGCAGCCCACGCGCAAAAAGAAGAAGCCTTCCGACGCCATGATCGTCAGCCGACGCGGCAAGGGAAGGAGGCGTTAG
- the rpsS gene encoding 30S ribosomal protein S19 produces the protein MTRSAKKEPFVEERLMERIRRMNERGEKRMLKTWSRASVIYPEFVGHTIAVHDGRKHVPVYVTESMVGHRLGEFAPTRTFRTHIKSDRTARRR, from the coding sequence ATGACGAGATCCGCCAAGAAGGAACCCTTCGTCGAGGAGCGTCTGATGGAGCGCATCAGACGGATGAACGAGCGGGGCGAGAAGAGGATGCTCAAGACCTGGAGCCGGGCGAGCGTGATCTACCCGGAGTTCGTCGGGCACACCATCGCGGTGCACGACGGGCGCAAGCACGTGCCGGTCTACGTCACCGAGAGCATGGTGGGCCACCGGCTCGGCGAGTTCGCCCCCACCCGCACCTTCCGTACCCACATAAAGAGCGACCGTACCGCGAGGAGGCGCTAG
- the rplV gene encoding 50S ribosomal protein L22, with product MKAVAKYVRISPRKARLVADQVRGKSYPEALSILQFTNKKAARIIDEVLRSAGANAENNHAIDPDELVVREIRVDEGPTLKRYRARALGRATMIRKRTSHITVVLGEPAAVAVGTPGSEEEG from the coding sequence ATGAAGGCCGTAGCGAAATACGTGCGCATCTCGCCACGCAAGGCCCGGCTCGTTGCGGACCAGGTGCGCGGCAAGAGCTACCCGGAGGCGCTCTCCATCCTGCAGTTCACGAACAAGAAAGCCGCCAGGATCATCGACGAGGTCCTCAGGAGCGCCGGCGCCAACGCCGAGAACAACCACGCCATCGACCCCGACGAGCTGGTCGTGCGCGAGATCCGGGTCGACGAAGGTCCCACCCTCAAGCGCTACAGGGCCCGGGCCCTGGGCCGGGCGACCATGATCCGCAAGAGGACCAGCCACATAACCGTGGTGCTCGGTGAGCCCGCCGCGGTCGCCGTGGGCACGCCCGGAAGCGAGGAGGAAGGATAG
- the rpsC gene encoding 30S ribosomal protein S3 produces the protein MGQKIHPEGFRLGVRRRGEKLDFKSNWYSDRDFAELLGEDLKIRDHITRKLTRAGIADIQIRKAAEQGEIAVDIYTARPGIVIGKGGSEVDALRAELERLTSKRVQVNVREVSRPELNAYLVAESIAEQLEGRASFRRAMKRALTSAMRSGAEGVRIQCAGRLGGIEMSRQETISEGRVPLHTLDADIDYGFKEARTKMGQIGVKVWINHGIHEDGGEG, from the coding sequence ATGGGGCAGAAGATACATCCCGAGGGCTTCCGGCTCGGCGTCAGGCGCAGGGGCGAGAAGCTCGACTTCAAGAGCAACTGGTATTCGGACAGGGACTTCGCCGAGCTCCTCGGCGAGGATCTCAAGATCCGCGACCACATAACCAGGAAGCTCACGCGGGCCGGGATCGCGGACATCCAGATCCGAAAGGCCGCGGAGCAGGGTGAGATCGCGGTGGACATCTACACGGCGCGTCCGGGGATCGTGATCGGCAAGGGCGGCAGCGAGGTGGATGCCCTGAGGGCCGAGCTTGAGCGCCTCACCAGCAAGCGGGTGCAGGTCAACGTCCGGGAGGTCTCCCGGCCCGAGCTCAACGCCTATCTCGTCGCCGAGTCGATAGCCGAGCAGCTCGAGGGGAGGGCCTCCTTCCGGCGGGCGATGAAGCGGGCGCTCACGAGCGCGATGCGCAGCGGGGCCGAGGGCGTGCGCATACAGTGCGCCGGGAGGCTCGGCGGCATAGAGATGAGCCGGCAGGAGACCATCTCCGAGGGAAGGGTGCCGCTCCACACGCTCGACGCCGACATCGACTACGGGTTCAAGGAGGCCCGGACCAAGATGGGTCAGATCGGGGTCAAGGTCTGGATCAACCACGGTATCCACGAGGACGGAGGCGAGGGGTAG
- the rplP gene encoding 50S ribosomal protein L16 translates to MLVPKKLKYRKPQRGRMRGKAKGQTEVQFGEYGLQALEPAWVTNRQIEAARIAMTRKIRRGGKVWINIFPHKPVTKKPAETRMGSGKGSPEEYVAVVKPGRVMFEMSGVNEELAREAMMLAAQKLPIKSRFVVRGG, encoded by the coding sequence ATGCTCGTACCCAAGAAGCTCAAGTACCGCAAGCCCCAGCGGGGCAGGATGCGGGGCAAAGCCAAGGGGCAGACTGAGGTGCAGTTCGGCGAGTACGGGCTGCAGGCCCTCGAGCCCGCCTGGGTGACCAACCGGCAGATAGAGGCCGCGCGTATCGCGATGACCCGCAAGATAAGGCGTGGCGGGAAGGTCTGGATCAACATCTTCCCGCACAAACCCGTCACCAAGAAGCCCGCCGAGACCAGGATGGGCAGCGGCAAGGGCAGTCCGGAAGAGTACGTCGCGGTCGTCAAGCCCGGGCGGGTCATGTTCGAGATGAGCGGCGTGAACGAGGAGCTCGCGCGGGAGGCCATGATGCTCGCCGCGCAGAAGCTTCCAATAAAGAGCCGTTTCGTCGTCCGAGGAGGTTGA
- the rpmC gene encoding 50S ribosomal protein L29, whose protein sequence is MKTAEIRELDVEELEQRVAEARRELFNLRFQHATGQLKNTGQLREVRRNIARLLTVLNQKKQEN, encoded by the coding sequence ATGAAGACGGCTGAGATAAGGGAGCTGGACGTCGAGGAGCTCGAGCAGCGGGTCGCCGAGGCCCGCCGGGAGCTCTTCAACCTCCGCTTCCAGCATGCGACGGGACAGCTCAAGAACACGGGACAGCTCAGGGAGGTCCGCAGGAACATCGCCCGACTTCTGACCGTGTTGAACCAGAAGAAGCAGGAGAACTGA
- the rpsQ gene encoding 30S ribosomal protein S17 codes for MEEPSPVSGGPRLDQDQGQVQKADSSRGRRKERVGMVVSDAQDKTVTVSVETLVEHPLYKKRVRRSKKFLAHDENNEARVGDTVRIIETRPLSRRKRWRVARIISRAE; via the coding sequence GTGGAGGAGCCGTCTCCCGTCTCGGGTGGTCCGAGGCTCGACCAGGACCAGGGCCAGGTACAGAAGGCCGACTCCAGTCGGGGACGGCGCAAGGAGAGGGTCGGCATGGTCGTCTCCGACGCGCAGGACAAGACCGTGACGGTCTCGGTGGAGACGTTGGTCGAGCACCCGCTCTACAAAAAGCGCGTGAGGCGTTCCAAGAAGTTTCTCGCGCACGACGAGAACAACGAGGCACGCGTCGGGGATACGGTCAGGATCATAGAGACCCGGCCGCTCAGCCGGCGCAAGCGCTGGCGGGTGGCGAGGATTATCTCGAGGGCGGAGTAG
- the rplN gene encoding 50S ribosomal protein L14, giving the protein MIQNETRLRVADNTGARSLLCIRVLGGSRRRSAGIGDVIVASVKEAAPGGAVRKGDVVRAVVVRTTKETRRSDGSYIRFGENAGVIINNDGAPRGTRIFGPVARELRDKGYTRIISLAPEVL; this is encoded by the coding sequence ATGATCCAGAACGAAACCAGGCTGCGGGTTGCGGACAATACGGGGGCGAGAAGCCTCCTGTGCATCAGGGTGCTCGGTGGCAGCAGGCGGCGCAGCGCGGGGATAGGCGACGTCATAGTGGCCTCGGTCAAGGAGGCTGCGCCCGGCGGTGCGGTGCGCAAAGGGGACGTGGTCCGGGCCGTGGTGGTCAGGACCACGAAGGAGACCCGGCGCAGCGACGGCTCCTACATCCGTTTCGGGGAGAACGCCGGCGTGATCATAAACAACGACGGCGCCCCGCGCGGTACCCGCATCTTCGGGCCTGTCGCCCGGGAGCTCAGGGACAAGGGGTACACCAGGATAATCTCGCTCGCACCGGAGGTGTTGTAG
- the rplX gene encoding 50S ribosomal protein L24, producing MGQKIRRGDTVVVISGKEKGKRGEVERVLPRENRVVVSGVNVRTRHARPSQNNQEGLYTFEAPIHVSNVMLVDPASGEPTRVGYRFTESGEKVRVARRSGRDIDG from the coding sequence ATGGGGCAGAAGATAAGACGCGGGGACACCGTGGTGGTGATCTCCGGCAAAGAGAAGGGCAAGCGGGGCGAGGTCGAGCGTGTCCTGCCCCGCGAGAACCGGGTGGTTGTGAGCGGGGTCAACGTTCGCACCCGCCACGCGCGCCCGAGCCAGAACAACCAGGAGGGGCTCTACACGTTCGAGGCCCCGATACACGTCTCGAACGTGATGCTCGTCGACCCGGCCTCCGGGGAGCCGACCAGGGTCGGCTACCGTTTCACCGAGAGCGGGGAGAAGGTCCGGGTCGCCAGGCGGTCCGGGAGGGATATAGATGGCTAG
- the rplE gene encoding 50S ribosomal protein L5 codes for MARLKDYYMSEVAPTLRDRFGIENVMRTPNLEKIVVNMGVGEAAQDSRALDGAMNDLARITGQKPQVRRAKKSIAGFKIREGMPVGARVTLRRQRMWEFLDRLISVALPRVRDFRGVNPDSFDGRGNYALGLREQLIFPEIPYDEIDRTRGMDVVIVTTTDSDEEARELLRLLGMPFRS; via the coding sequence ATGGCTAGGCTGAAGGACTACTACATGAGCGAGGTGGCCCCGACGCTGCGCGACAGGTTCGGTATAGAGAACGTGATGCGCACACCGAACCTGGAGAAGATCGTGGTCAACATGGGCGTCGGGGAGGCCGCGCAGGACTCCCGGGCGCTGGACGGGGCGATGAACGATCTGGCGCGCATCACGGGGCAGAAGCCCCAGGTGCGGCGGGCCAAGAAGAGCATCGCGGGTTTCAAGATCCGGGAGGGCATGCCCGTGGGGGCGCGCGTGACCCTCAGACGTCAGCGGATGTGGGAGTTCCTGGACCGCCTGATCTCGGTCGCGCTGCCCCGGGTGAGGGATTTCCGGGGGGTGAACCCCGACTCCTTCGATGGGAGAGGAAACTACGCGCTGGGGCTCAGGGAGCAGCTCATCTTCCCGGAGATCCCGTACGACGAGATAGACCGCACTCGCGGGATGGACGTGGTGATCGTCACCACTACCGACAGCGACGAGGAGGCCCGGGAGCTTCTCAGGCTCCTCGGCATGCCGTTCAGGAGCTAA
- a CDS encoding type Z 30S ribosomal protein S14, with translation MTRKALLVKQRKPQKYSTREYNRCQRCGRARAYYRKFGLCRICLRQLAHEGKVPGVKKASW, from the coding sequence ATGACCAGGAAAGCGCTTCTGGTGAAGCAGAGAAAGCCGCAGAAGTACTCGACGAGGGAGTACAACAGGTGCCAGCGGTGCGGCCGGGCCCGCGCCTATTACAGGAAGTTCGGGCTGTGCAGGATCTGCCTGCGGCAGCTGGCGCACGAGGGGAAGGTCCCCGGGGTAAAGAAGGCGAGTTGGTAG
- the rpsH gene encoding 30S ribosomal protein S8 has translation MSVNDPIADFLTRIRNAGMARHETVEMPYSRIKRELARILKEEGYIKDYSEKGAGAQARLVVELKYDPEGRSAITGLRRMSRPGRRIYRKRAEIPRVLDGLGVAILSTSRGILTDHEARRMGVGGEVLCFVY, from the coding sequence ATGTCCGTCAACGATCCGATAGCAGATTTCCTGACCCGCATACGCAACGCCGGGATGGCCCGGCACGAGACGGTGGAAATGCCGTACTCCAGGATAAAGCGCGAGCTGGCCCGCATCCTCAAGGAGGAGGGCTACATAAAGGACTACTCCGAGAAGGGTGCCGGAGCCCAGGCGCGCCTCGTCGTCGAGCTCAAGTACGACCCGGAAGGCAGGTCTGCGATAACGGGTCTGCGGCGCATGAGCCGCCCCGGGCGCCGCATCTATCGCAAGCGGGCGGAGATCCCGCGGGTACTGGACGGTCTGGGCGTCGCGATCCTGTCCACCTCCAGGGGTATCCTCACCGACCACGAGGCGCGCAGGATGGGTGTGGGCGGCGAGGTCCTCTGCTTCGTCTACTAG